The window GCTAGGACTAACGTAGGGCATCTACGAGGACAAAAGCAAAGCCCAGTCACATCCTGCGCTCCATGAAGCCCAAATAGCATCACTTAAGCAGAGGTGATGAGGGACTGCGGCACCTGGCAGTGACTTAAACTCAAATCATCTTTCCTTTATCAGCAATTTCTCCAATCAGCTCTAAGCCATCTCCTCACAATGCTGACTGGATTCTGGCCATCATCCTCACCTTAACGCCACCAAAGCCATGGACTCTGCTCCTGGGTAGCTAATGGCCAGGAGCCACCTGACCTCCACCCACAGCAAACCTCATTCCCACCAATCTTAAACTCTGGAAACACTCTCCCCTGAGATCTCTGAGATCCCTGTCTGATCTCACATTCCTAACTCTGGGCCTCTTCCTGAATTTCATTAGCTCAGAGcttattttattagttttcagGATAAAGACAGAATTATAAACGAATATTCTTACTCTTTGCCTCTACTTACAAGGGTACCGTGCCATtcataagaaatataataattttaggtGGTTATACAAAGTTAGGGCTCCTAATAAAGAAGCACATTTCTGAAATTAAAAGACTCCAACATACAATATTTACATGGCTGCCTAATATTCTCAGGCTCAATTACTCTTACCTCCTCGATCTCAACAGGTTCAAGACATTGGGGTGTATTGTTCAGGGAGTTGTTCACCACAGTAGAAACTGGATGGAACTCAATGTTCTCTACAGGATGAATCACCTTCAAAGCTTCCTGAATTGGGACCTCACCAAAATCCAGCCATTTAGCAATTGCTTCCTCACCATCCAGTAAAGCAGGCATCCTAGCCAGAATGGCAAATGGTAAAGAGAGGGGGAGACAGGACAATGGAATCTTTTAAAGAACTACTCAAATATTtgcaagggaaaggaaaaaaaataaaaagataaactacATTTTAACATTTGCTATAACAAAGTCTAATGGCATAGACAACATGAATACATTAACAGTCAATTCAAAGGATACTACAGAAAACTAATGCATTTGTAAAGAAGGATCAAGTAAACAATTCTAGCTTGTACTAACTGGAAGCCAGTGAGGCTTGCTTATTATCAAATATGACTTCATTAACCCTAGAAGACTCGTAgcagaaaagatattttatacGAAAGATAAAATGAGCCCCAGAAAGGAAAAGATTGTTCAATGTCACAAAAATGCATCACTGATGAAGTCAGGACTAGATCTCCAGCCCAACTCCcagttccatttcctttttcttattctgtagccctttagaaaacagaaaaagaaaaaaaaaatttaaatgatgaaTCTTGTAGCTAGACGAAGAAAAAGAACTCCCTGATACTTTTGGTCTCCACCTGAAGATGCTTCTTTGGGTCTCTTCACTTGCCTGTGATGAATGTCACTTAATGCTTTGCAGGAGTCCACTGTGATGATAGTGTAAGAGTAGAGGGGCTCTCCTCCATTTGGTGGCTCCCAACGGTCAAAGATCCCAGCCATTGTTAGCAGCCTCCAGTCATCCCAAACTTCCTCTTCTACTGAGCGGCTGAAGAATGACTGGAAACAAAAGACAGGCAGATCCCAGaaccatattttttctttctgtccatAAAGACATAgtctttaaattaaaataatagaaatattctaGAAGAATTCAGTCCATGtctgttttgcatttattttcttttatttccacaaataataataataataataaatagaagagctcatatttagaaataaaagccTTGGATATTTATTCCCAAGATTATAAATGTAGAAAACTCAGTATGACTATCATGCTTATTTGTACACATATAGTAAATATGTATTAAAGACAACAGAATATAAAAGCattaatcaagcatttactatatgccaaacatCATACTAATGCAAACAGAAAAGACTCACTGctttcaaggaagaaaaagacaaattggggaagacaatatataaaggaGGGTTCAGTTCATGGAAAATGGAAAGGTCAGGTGGTACTCAGGTTCAAAAGGGAAATAGCAAGGCAGACGAAGTTTCCTGAGAAGCAATGGCAAGGCAGACAGTCCCTGAACGAGTGGTGAATGTACTCCAGGGTCAGGGTGGAGTGGGGCTCTGGGATACTTCCTTGAGgtagaagggggagagggaagggatggTTTCTAGGTTTCAGTATCCAATGCTTGGTGGACAATGGGGCAATTAGGACTGCAAAAGGGAAAGTACAACACTCCCCAAATGATGATCTTGGTGAATGGGCAGCCCATCCACTACCTTTTTGGAAGAGGAAGTAAGCTAAAAATTTCTCTAAATAGGCATCAGCAAGTTTGCAGCTAAAAAGGAATTTAAGTGGAGGTCCCCTATGGCCATAAAGTAAACTGTGGCTTTAACAGGAATAAGCCTTGATGCTTCCTaactactaattattttaaatggaattatcaTATATAACCTAAAGAGTTTACAATACTACATCctagaaaggaaagataatgagggaaTTAAGTAATGCATGGGCaatgttttgaattattttttcctttagtctTTGAGTATTCTTGAAAACATTAAGGTGGAGTCTTTAGTCTGGTTAGAAAagtctggaggaaaaaaaaagtctgtcccATTAGATAGTAAGGCCAGAGcacctgtgattttatttgtgacaaataagaaaaacagccACAATGTTGATAATGAGTCTAGTAATACCACTGAAGTGAGGAAGTAAAAAACCCGATATTTTAGTCCCATTTCTGGCAATGACTTCAAGCATATAAGCAAGTTGCAAACTCTCAAAAAAAGCTGCTAACTATAAAATGATACTAAATAACTTTTGTCTGCTGATGTAATACATAGAGGCAAGTACCCAAACACTTGCTGAACAGAGGCTATAAAGTGAAACAGAagattcaattcagcaaacatttacccAATACCAATTATAAGTAAAGTGTTTTGTTAACCAATggaggagatacaaagataaatataatatcatACCTGCTCAGATAAGAGGAATGCTACATGCACAAGTAACTGTAGTACACAATAAATAAgttcttaaaagaaatataaaacataaagataaaaaaaaggtaaaatagtaaaaaaaaaaaaaaaagacttgccaTTAACAGACAAGAGATCCCAGAAGAGCCTTGGAGACATTCATTACAGCAGGGTATTCTTTGTGATATATCATCTTTCTATACAATTGTCTCAGTTTCTACAAGTTAGGTTACCCTTCTTGTTATATAACAGAAGAGCTAGTGAGAGTGGGTAtctgccactacacacctgtcagattggctaagatgacaggaaaaaataatgatgattgttggaggggatgtgggaaaactgggacattgattcattgttggtggagttgtgaacgaatccaaccattttggagagtagtttggaactatgctcaaaaagttatcaaactgtgcataccctttgatccagcagtgttactactgggattatatcccaaagagattataaagaagggaaagggacctgtatgtgcacgaatgtttgtggcagccctttttgtagtggctagaaactggaaactgaatggatgtccatcagttggagaatggctgaataaattgtggtatatgaaaattatggaatattactgttctgtaagaaatgaccaacaggatgatttcagaaaggcctggagagacttacacgaactgatgctaagtgaaatgagcaggaccaggagatcattatatacttcaacaacaatactagatgatgaccagtcctgatggatcaggccatcctcagcaactagatcaaccaaatcatttctaatggagcagtaatgaactgaactagctatacccagaaaaagaactctgggagatgactaaaaaccattacattgaattcccagtccctatatttatgcacacctgcatctttgatttccttcacaagctaattgtacaataattcagagtctgattctttttgtacagcaaaataatgttttggtcatgtatacttattgtgtatctaagttatattttaatatatttaacatctactggtcatcctgccatttagggaggggtggggtaagaggtgaaaaattggaacaagaggtttggcaattgttaatgctgtaaagttacccatgtatatatcctgtaaattaaaggctattaaaaaaaaaaaaaaaaaaacaacaacaggaaattcaaaatagaaaatgacacCACCTGAAGAGAGTAAATGttcccaaaagaaaatgaaaaaaaactaaatatatgaATCTGAAATTCAACacttcaaaaagaaaactaagcaCTGTCAGTTTTATGAGTATGTTAACAAAATGCTGCTGAATTCTctggttcaatttctttttaatatactaTTGTgtcaaaagactaatgatgaagtatgcttctacctctctttttagagaggtgatggacttgAAGtacaaaatgatatataatttttttcagtcatggtCCACATGttgatttcttttgcttgacttatttgttacaagggagggtTTCTATGTTGTAtggtggagagggaggaagatagaaaggaagtTGATGAGTTGTGAAGatgatgcaaagaaaaatgaaaaaaaaagtatcaaaaaatcattaatgaatataGAGAAGACAGTGAACATTCTTAAGGAACCATAGACTGGAAATGATATGTTGCTACTCTCAtgtgaatttaacatatactaaACACCCAACTAtgtaacaacaaaaacatttttctgaccACCTTCTATACACTGAAATGTTCAAATTTGTTCATCTTAAGTTcacagtaaaaaaataaaacatgttaaattatattCAGTATTTATGCATTGTCTTAGTAGATAAGctccataaaaggaaaaatgaccacTTTTATTAAATTGTTTCAGTTATCTAGAACCAGTGTACTATTCCATACTAATtatagctatttaataaatgttttctaatgAGTATACCTGTTCTGTCTTAATTTGGGGGAAGTAGATGAAATAAGGTTGCTTTTCCCCCCGAAACTGCTGCCACTCAAAAAACCCATCTGCCAGCACCACACATCGCCTGCCCTTTTCCAGAGGTATCTgtgagaagacaaaataaaacatattaatgTCAAAGTTGTTGTTAggtcagagaagaagaaaaacagaccTACCCAAAAGGAAGGAATGATCACTAATACAGAGTAGAAAGAACTGATGCTGTAGAAGCCAGCAAATTTCATTACACCAATTAATGCAATGAATCCTTGATCCTTGAACCAAAACAATGCCAAgattttgtcatttcattttgaCATCCTACTAACGAACCAGTTTTGTGATTTATGGAAACAGAGGAAAACAATACTGCTGCTACATTAAATTCATTGAATCAGATTGGTTAGAAGAGAATATCTATTGAACTAGATTATGCAACAAAAAGGTCTGGGCATTTAACCTTAAAAAGCATTACTATCTCCCTTCTACCTAAGGACTATCGTCCTTGAACTCCCAATCCTCAAGGGTAACTTACTGCTCCCACCTAACAAAAGTTCCCTTTTTTATTCACTTCTTCAGctccttaacttaaaaaaaaaatacatgtttattgacatCACTGTTATATCACTTATATTTCCACTGTTTCTTTCATCCTACATCCTCTTTTTAGATAGCCATCCTTTTTAATAagaaatttgtaaaaagaaaaaaattacaacctAACTTgtagaaagaatatgaaataacaCATCACACAGATCTGAAATTATATGTAGTACCTTGCACCTATAGTCTCTTACCTCTGCAATCAAGCAGGGGGAGGTGTCTTCTCATGGCTCCCCTTTGGTGACAAGCTTGAACCCTGCAGTTAATTATTTTGCTATTGTCATAACCACTGACACTGTTGCAGTCATTACCAGAGTATTTATTATTCCATGTGCTCATATAATGCAATTTGTTTAGCCTTTCCCAAAGaatgggcatctactttatttGTAGTTCTTGGCTTCCATAAAAAgtactgttacaaatattttgttgtatatgttTTGTTACTTTCTGTTACTGACGTATTAAAGGTATGTGCCTGCCTGGCAGTAAACTATTCTAGGTCAAAGTGTAGagatatttcagtttctttttttgtataatcCCAAATCCATAAATTTCTGAGTCatgatatttcttttattctcttaacTGGCTTTCAAGAAGCTCCTTTAATTATACTTTTAAGTAGCTTTGTTTAGTATGCTGTATCTCTagatatctttctctctccccattacAAAGACTGGTAACCACGAACCTTAACTCCAACATACACCATTTCGGAAACACCTCCTTATTTGGGTCAATAGAATTGGTACAAAACATTTCCTACATTAGCAGGATTTTCTTAAAGAAACTTGTTAAAATACACACAACTTGTATTCCAAAAGGTTTTTAGAAGCTCAAAAATATTACAATGCTTTTTTGGTTACAATCATACTTTGGCTCCTACTTTACAAAGGATCCTAGGATGGTACTTCACAACATTTTTCAATCAATCACACACATGAGACTTATAAAATTGGGTATAGCACATGTAGTGGAgtgagaggggagaggggaaggaaaaaagcttctgaaagaaatttaataagatCATTTAGACAATATGGTGGATGTAAACAGATGGTGTACAAAGTGATTTCAACAGTTGGATTCTAATCTAGAGCAACAGGGAGATGGgatcaaaggggggaaaaaaggggaaaaaatggagtcTACAGGATGGACATGGTCTCTCCAACAGACTAGGTAGAAAAAGACCTAGTTTATCATAACATGTGAAAAAGGCTTTTGTTAATGAAACAACTAGAAAACACTAGTTTACAGTCAGAAAAGGATGATGTCTGTGGCCTTTTAAAGATGAATTCTTAATTTCTGGGGCATACAGGCGTCACAGGTGGcttctgaagacacaaagatgAGAAGGATTTTCCTCTTACCCTAAGCAAGCCATCCTTACCTTATATGACCGTCTCTCCAGCATAGTTTCACTTCGACAGTTGCTAGTATTGAACTGTATCTTTGAAGCATCAGACTCTCTGACCCAAGATGGGATCAAGCCCCAGCGCATTGCAGCAATTACCCTATCACAAGGATCAGCATCCTGTCATAGGAATAAACACATAGGTGATCAAAAGGTTCTTAACtaagaggaacagaaagaaactCAAGTGTAATTTCTCCTTCTACTGGACTTACACTGTCTGTAACAAAGACAAACTGGACAAATGACTGAGAACTCTGGAAAATTAATTTGGCCATGGATGccgtcttggggagggggaaggaaaaggaaggaagaaaggagaaaacttgagaacaaagttttacaaaaatgaatgtttaaaactatctttacatgtatttgaaaaaataaaatactattaaaaacaaacaaaacaaaacaaaaaggaagcttGTCTCCAGAAGAGATAGAAAGTAAATATTTCATGACAAATAAAgatttaaggaagaagaaaattaatcatTCAACAAGCTTTTGTTAAGTGCTTACATAAGTCAAGGACTGCATTAGTTATctttaagaaaaatgataaagaccTTTTCCAAACCTTAAGACTTCAGCACAGTCAATTTCAGTTATATCAAAATGTCCTGCTCTGAGTTATAGCTTCTCTTTTGAgaaattcctttcttatttttaattggaTCTTTGTGATTACATCAGTATAAGGAACTCCCAGGAAGATATTTCCTCTACCTTTCCCATTTATAGGCTTCCCATAACTCTAGGCACTTGAGAGGCATTTTAAATCTTTGACTAGCTTAGGATCAAACAAGCAGGAAGCAACAAAGGTAGGGGTCAAGTCCAGATCTTCAGGATGCTTCTTACTTCTTCTTTCATATCTCACACCcagaattatttttccaatgaattaaTAGCCCTAAGTACACAGTGTCAAACTGCAATGACTTCCAAACACATTTGTAAGACAAAATCATTACTCCACTGTGACTAAAATATTTCAGGTATCTGAGTGCTAACTCACTATAAATCCATGCACAGAACACATTATGAGCTTTGACTTTTATCTATGTTATTATACTAGGCTAATCTAAGTTTTGAATATAAATGCTGTTATCTCATTGGGGATACCAAATAGGAAACAGCTAAATAAAACTGGCTACTCTGAAAACTATAGGTACAAATACTGAAAATACCTTTTGTTTTAgttgtcttttctctcttcccttttgagCATATGACATGAACAGCTGTGTGGGCAGTGCGGCAGGTAAATAAAAGAGGAACTGATTTCAAATACAGGAGTTTCGAATGCAAATATTGCAATCTGTGCCTACCCCTACTGATTTGAGCTACTGAACCcttgaaatttctttaattttgccCTAAGCTTTGCAAActtcttttttaatagtaaaaattaaaagcttaaaatATGAATCAAAGTGAGTCAATTCCTTCTGATCTTTCATTTGTGACCTGGAACGTACAGAGGCTCATGGTAAAACCTCAATGTTCTTTTGTTGGAATCTAAGATTAGCATTGATAAGTTCAAACAACCAAATATTGCTCTTCCCTTTTATCTGCAGTCTGCTTGCTCTGCCCACAACACCAATTAGGCTAAGAAACATTTGAAAGGAAGATAGAGTAGTAGCTCAGAGAATTGGTCTGAAAAAGAGCAGAAAACACTCCCACAAATCAGGATAACTTGTCCTTAACTGCCTCCAATTTTCCATACTTCAGGTTTCCCTCAAGCAGCATGTTTGATGACATATTTATTCAAGGTTGCCCCTGGTATTCTTATTAAAATAGCAAGGGAAGAAGTAAATAAGGCTAGGAACAGAGCAGCAGGTAAATCTCCCCAGGCAGAAAGAATCATATTGGGATTTTATCTTGTTGAAATAACGAAACCCTGAAATGTAAATTTGATATACTGCTGCCTTCTCTGGAATACCATAAAACAATTCTCTTAAGGCTTTATTGTAAAAAGGCTTGATGTCTTCAAAAACTTATTGGAAAACAGCTCATGTCAAGATAAAatgtttaaactttttaaatgggtTTAATAAAACGACTTCTAAATTAGATgaagtaaaattattttgcaaTACCATTCAAATAAGAGAGTGTActctttagaaataaagaaaactagaattttttaaaacacatgttCATTATGAGGCACAGAATAATAATTTGGCATTTTTCTCCTAAAACGTTATTGTATTacagtatatacacacacaaaaaaaatccttcaggtgctaataaaaatcaaagaattttttttttaatcaaagactTCTTAACTAGGCCAAGAAACAATGATTACCAGAACCATAAATAAAACAACTACACTTTGGAATGTTGAGCTAGAGCTGCCTATTTTAATTTATcacaaagaaatgcaaagaatattaaaaatagagagctttatttttgtgataataaagaattggaaaatgagtgaatgcccatcaattggggaatggctaaataaattgtggtatatgaagataaattaatatcattgttctataaaaaatgatgaacatgttgattttagaaaggcctgggaagatttatatgaactgatgctgagcaaaacaagcacaaccaggaatacattatacacaataagagcaagaatatgggatgattaactatgaaagacttggttctttttccCAATGGTTCAATGAGTTgaagcaattccaacagactttggacaaaaaatgctatctgcatccataaataggattatggagactgaatgcaaatcaacacatgcaaaataaaacttaaaaaaaaaaaggattttggaTATATAAATTTGCTTCGAAAACattcaaatataataaacatgagagcaaaaaaaaaattgtatgcaAAATGAAGAATGAGCTATCTAAATGAGAGTACATCTTATTAGTATTGTCtggaacttagcacagtgcctggcacataggaggcacttaataaataccgattattttttcttctaaagtaCAGGTACTGGTGAGGCGTCGGGCTTTTGACTAAGGCTTTTCTAATATGGGAAAGCCTGAACTCTGAGATGAGATCTCTAAACCAAGTCAGCTGGATGAGACAACATAACTAGTAAACATTCTAAGATCTAACATGCCAGTCtgaattgggggggagggaggagaagcaGTTACCTTTTCAAAATGTAATCGAGATACAAGCACTGGGCTGTTGGATTGGGGACTCTTGTTGTAGGAGGGAAAGTACTTATGCTCATCCTTCCAATCTGGTAGCTGCTCTTGTCCATAGCTGTCAATGTACCTACATGCCCTCCTGATGGTCTCTACAGGTAGGTGGCAAGACGTTCGGCCACACATCCTCTAGCAATGCTCGGAAAGCCCTTTAAAACAAAGAACAGGTCAAATCACACAAAATTATCTCAGACTTTTATATAAGTTGTCTCACAGTCCTTGGAGGTAGGTAGCACGCATCTTCTctgcgggggggagggggggttccCTCCAAAGTTGCAGATGGAAACCCCTCCGTATATCTTCCTGGGTCACCCGTACCCAGTTCCCACAGTTCCATAGGCCCCTGCAGCACTTAGCCTTTCTAACTGACTGGCCCATCACATTTTTAGACAATGTAATTTCCTGGGTGATTGTTTTCTATGCCTTTCCTGCAGAATATATGGCTTTCTGTGGCTTTTTTGAGTCATCTGAAATTCTGCTCCTTGTAGCCAAAGAGCATTATTGGAATACTGGTATCAAAAAAGATACTGTCCATGGGAAGAGTGGgagtatgtatagaagaagtgcACACGTTTAACACACATTGGATTACTAGAGAAAGAGGgtggaggaatggagggagaaaaaatcccGAACACACGGCTCTGCAAGCACGGATGTTAAAAATCATCTTTGCgagcatctgtaaaatgaagcaagcAGCAAGCTGAGGGTCGCTGGTGGGCTTCGAATCCAGACCTCTCCAGCCTCCAGGTCAGCTCTGTTTGCAAAGTGGGGACCTTGGCGTTTTTTTCTCCACCTTGCATCAGAGCGGCCTCCGTGAGCGAAGcatctccctccctccgcccctcCCACGTCTCTCCCGGGGTCTCCAAGCGCGCCGGCAGGAAGGTGAGGGCTTGAGGCAGGCCCTCCGGGTCCCCGCCCCCGCTTGTCTTCTCTCCCTCTAACCCGCGCTCCTTACATTTCTCCCGCTCGCAGGGACATATAATCCGACATTAACGGATAAAAACCCCTTCAGGCGCTTATCAGCGGGCGACCAAGACAAATTCCTTCATCTCCGCTTTCTCCTCGGCAGATGGAGGCTGATCACGGAGCCTCCCTCGGACGCAAGGAAGGAGGCAGAAATCCCTGAGGTATCAGCCCGCACACAGCAGGCGCAGGATAAAGGCTCCGGCGcgcgcccctccccctccctccccctctctctccccctccccgcGGCGGTTCGGCCTGCCtgcgcccctccccctcccgccgCAGACGCCGCGGAGGCCCCCGCTCCCCGATCCAGCCCGGAACTCTCCCAGAGACCCCTCACCTCGCGTTCCCCGCGCCGCCTCGCTCCGCGCGCGCGCCCAGACCCCCGAGGCTCGGCCTCTCCTCCCACGCGTAGCCCCACCCCCTCCGCCCAGAGTGGAAGACGGGTTCGCCCCGCCCCCGCCGCGCTCCGCTCCCTTCCCCCCCCGGTCACGTGCTGCGCCCTCCCCTCCGCGGCTCCGCCACCTGTCTCCCGGTCACGTTCCTCTCCGCCTCGCTGCGCATGTTCCGCTTTGCGGCCTACCTCtcgaaggaagagggggagggccGCGGGGGGGACGACGGaaggggggggaagaaggagaagaaaaaggagaatggaaGCGGGGGATAAGCaagagtgggggaggggaagacaaGGAGTGGGGGAGGGGCTCCCCGTTTTCCCCTGGCTGCGCCCGCCCCCCGCTGCTCCCCCCTTTACCAGGCCACAATCCGCCAGGAATGAGGTGGTCCTCTTGGCGAGGGCCGGAGCGGTgcagaggagaaagggggagccGGGCTGATCCCTTTGAGATACGGGGATCCGTATTTCCCTGACAAGGAAAAGGCTGGACCGAGATCCTTGATTGCTCCAAATGGATGATCCTGCTCCCTCGCTCAGAGGCGAAAAGGATTCTGGGAAACTCAGGAGCTCAGTAACCATAGTAACGGCAGCACAGGCATTGGCTAGCTTTGTCCTGTTTGATACAGCATCAGTTCTGCTCGTACTtgctttttttaacctttcagcGGCACTTAATATGATTAACTGAGCGCCCCGAACTTCCAGACCAATTAGTCAAATGTCCACGTGCGGCTACTTCCTTACTGGCCAACAAGTTCCGTAGAGGTTTCTGCTTAAGACCTGGAAAGGGAAGTCCAGTGTCACCAGATTCAGGTTTTAGGCAGTAGGGTCAGACTaacctattttcttttgttgttggttttttttttttgtttgtttgtttgtttttttattatgaaaCTGATCAAAGCAAGGTGCAGTATACATAATTTACCCACATTTAACAAAGTTTTTCAAATGATATTCTTGGAGACATGTATTTTACAGTAGTTAGGTGGGTTTGGAACTAGCTAAATTAGTGGACACCAAATAAGTTGTTAATGattagaattaaaatagaaaggtCATTAGTGAAGTGCCCCAGGGACAGATGTTTGTTCtgtttagcattttttaaattaattacctGAATGAATATTGCAGTGACATCCTTATCAGGTTTTCAGATGACTCAAAGATAAAAGGGGATCTGATATGTGGTATGATCATCACAATCCAAATAGATGGGAGCAGAATAGAAAGGTGAGCCAAATTAAAGTTGAAATTTAAAGTCTTACAAATAACCAATCTCACAAGTAGCTAATTAACCGTTTTTTCTGTGTCTGGGAATTTTGATGGACTGCAGAATCCGTAACAGTTGCTAATATTATAATCTGATAGCTAAATGAGCTAATGTAAAATTGCGGCAATGAGAAGAGAGGAGTGAGTGGATAGAGAGCCTGCCTTATACCAGAAAGATGAGTTTAAGTCTGACTTGCTACACATCTCTAAGCAAGTTACTGAACTTCTCAATAACTACAACTCTTAAAAAAAGACCTAATTACTAAAATGGAATACTTGACCATCAACATTGGAAAAAAGGAATACTTTCATTGGAGGTGCAACACACCAATGAAATCTCAGGTTTAGTCTGAAAAAAAGTCAGTGCACAGGACTAGGGAGGGAATAGTTCTGCTTTATTTGCCCTGTCAGATCATACCTGGATTATTGTATTCAGTGTTCAg of the Sarcophilus harrisii chromosome 1, mSarHar1.11, whole genome shotgun sequence genome contains:
- the HMCES gene encoding abasic site processing protein HMCES, which encodes MCGRTSCHLPVETIRRACRYIDSYGQEQLPDWKDEHKYFPSYNKSPQSNSPVLVSRLHFEKDADPCDRVIAAMRWGLIPSWVRESDASKIQFNTSNCRSETMLERRSYKIPLEKGRRCVVLADGFFEWQQFRGEKQPYFIYFPQIKTEQSFFSRSVEEEVWDDWRLLTMAGIFDRWEPPNGGEPLYSYTIITVDSCKALSDIHHRMPALLDGEEAIAKWLDFGEVPIQEALKVIHPVENIEFHPVSTVVNNSLNNTPQCLEPVEIEEMPYVSPSRRKMSPKSPLKEDPDPPKRSRESGRKSPSRRGSAELMERWLNKYEAGQNKRPKI